From the Caballeronia sp. LZ062 genome, one window contains:
- a CDS encoding ROK family transcriptional regulator, producing the protein MKPPSGRGSNSATVRRYNERLLLQALRRTEPASKADLARHANLTSTAVGSIVESLERAGLIEYTGRRLDGQRGQPASLIRLDPRGAFGIGVRLDRTSIETVLVNFAGDVLARSAIDRVLPHPSAVLEIVKRDIESMLGLLSASERERLTGVGVAQPYNLGSWLRELGVSADTSSADIFRAWDQTDFPAALSRALALPVFGENDGNAAATAELFYGHGRHCDDFVYLFLGSAIGGGIAIDGDCLRGATGNAGDIGVMPVPPSRLPSAPLPPGPWDILLSRASLNALVRHLHFSGAPAGNRVDVEACIEGRVPAVEEWIDDCIEALAPALRAMLCVLDVPMVVLDSDIDGGLLDRLITRLAATMAANAPEARGTPEIVRGNFGPDAGAIGAATLPMFFNFSPRVGLHRGAGVKSQEVNHAA; encoded by the coding sequence GTGAAACCGCCGAGCGGCAGAGGCAGCAACTCCGCGACCGTGCGCCGATACAACGAGCGTTTGCTGCTCCAGGCGCTGCGGCGCACGGAGCCGGCATCGAAGGCCGACCTCGCGCGTCACGCGAATCTCACGAGCACCGCAGTCGGCAGCATCGTCGAATCGCTCGAGCGCGCCGGTCTGATCGAATACACCGGACGACGGCTCGACGGCCAGCGCGGCCAGCCCGCGTCGCTGATTCGGCTCGATCCGCGCGGTGCGTTCGGCATCGGCGTGCGGCTCGACCGGACGAGCATCGAAACCGTGCTGGTCAATTTCGCGGGCGACGTGCTCGCGCGCAGCGCGATAGATCGCGTGTTGCCGCATCCGTCGGCGGTGCTGGAGATTGTCAAGCGCGACATCGAAAGCATGCTCGGCCTCCTCAGCGCCTCGGAGCGCGAGCGTCTCACGGGCGTCGGCGTCGCGCAGCCGTACAACCTCGGCAGCTGGCTGCGTGAACTGGGCGTGAGCGCCGATACGTCGAGCGCCGACATCTTCCGCGCGTGGGACCAGACCGACTTCCCCGCCGCGCTGTCCCGCGCGCTCGCGCTGCCCGTCTTCGGCGAAAACGACGGCAACGCCGCCGCGACCGCCGAACTCTTTTACGGCCACGGCCGGCACTGCGACGACTTCGTCTATCTCTTTCTCGGCTCGGCCATCGGCGGCGGCATCGCCATCGACGGCGACTGTCTGCGCGGCGCGACCGGCAATGCGGGCGACATCGGCGTCATGCCGGTCCCGCCGAGCCGCCTGCCGTCCGCGCCGCTGCCGCCCGGGCCGTGGGACATTCTGCTCTCGCGCGCATCGCTCAATGCGCTCGTGCGGCATCTGCACTTCAGCGGCGCGCCGGCGGGCAACCGCGTGGATGTAGAAGCGTGCATCGAGGGGCGCGTGCCCGCCGTCGAGGAATGGATCGACGACTGCATCGAAGCCTTGGCGCCCGCGTTGCGCGCGATGCTCTGCGTGCTCGACGTGCCGATGGTCGTGCTCGATTCCGATATCGACGGCGGCCTGCTCGACCGGCTGATTACCCGCCTCGCCGCGACGATGGCCGCGAACGCGCCCGAAGCGCGCGGCACGCCGGAGATCGTGCGCGGCAACTTCGGCCCGGACGCGGGCGCAATCGGCGCGGCCACGCTGCCGATGTTCTTCAACTTCTCGCCACGCGTGGGGCTGCATCGCGGCGCGGGTGTCAAATCGCAGGAGGTGAACCATGCCGCATGA
- a CDS encoding sugar ABC transporter ATP-binding protein, which produces MPHDSALSPEAHTPLLEMRGISKTFPGVRALNDVRLSVYPGEVHSLMGENGAGKSTLMKILSGAYQADPGGQILIDGKPVVIDGPLAARSLGVAVIYQELSLAPNLSVAENIYAGRELRRGKGPWAFVDRPGMERGCEDVLKRLGATFKPHTLVGDLSIAERQLVEIARAVHAHARILVMDEPTTPLSSRETDRLFELVRQLREEGIAIIYISHRMAEIYELSDRVSVLRDGSYVGTLMRDELSAESLVRMMVGRDISGFYKKEHAPYDPGHVVLSVRDMADGNRVRGCSLDLHAGEVLGIAGLVGAGRTELARLIFGAEEPTRGEVSMHGKPLTLRTPRDAIDAGLVYLTEDRKGQGLFLDMSVRDNINIAVAGRDAKAGVMDIARGNTRARDAIAALSIRVPNARVNAGALSGGNQQKVLLSRLLETKPEVLILDEPTRGVDIGAKSEIYRIINELAQSGVGVIVISSELPEVIGVADRVLVMREGVIAGELGGHSGTPISQEGIIELATGSRAALGQAA; this is translated from the coding sequence ATGCCGCATGACTCGGCCCTTTCGCCGGAGGCACACACGCCGCTCTTGGAAATGCGCGGCATCAGCAAGACCTTTCCCGGCGTGCGCGCATTGAACGACGTGCGCCTGTCGGTGTATCCCGGCGAAGTGCATTCGCTGATGGGCGAAAACGGCGCGGGCAAATCCACGCTGATGAAGATTCTCTCGGGCGCGTATCAGGCGGACCCCGGCGGCCAGATTCTGATCGACGGCAAGCCGGTCGTCATCGACGGGCCGCTCGCCGCGCGCTCGCTCGGCGTTGCCGTGATCTATCAGGAACTGAGCCTCGCGCCGAATCTGTCGGTCGCCGAAAACATCTACGCCGGACGCGAGCTGCGTCGCGGGAAAGGCCCGTGGGCGTTCGTCGACCGGCCCGGCATGGAGCGCGGCTGCGAAGACGTGTTGAAGCGCCTGGGCGCCACGTTCAAGCCGCATACGCTCGTCGGCGACTTGTCGATTGCCGAGCGGCAACTCGTCGAAATCGCGCGCGCAGTGCACGCGCACGCACGCATCCTCGTGATGGACGAGCCGACCACGCCGCTCTCGTCGCGCGAAACCGACCGCCTGTTCGAACTCGTGCGGCAATTGCGCGAGGAAGGCATCGCGATCATCTATATCAGTCACCGGATGGCGGAAATCTATGAACTCTCTGACCGCGTTTCGGTGCTGCGCGACGGCAGCTACGTCGGCACGCTGATGCGCGACGAACTGTCCGCCGAAAGCCTCGTGCGCATGATGGTCGGCCGCGACATTTCCGGGTTCTATAAGAAAGAGCACGCGCCCTACGATCCCGGCCACGTCGTGCTCTCCGTGCGCGACATGGCCGACGGCAATCGCGTGCGCGGATGCAGCCTCGACCTGCACGCGGGCGAAGTGCTCGGCATCGCTGGACTGGTCGGCGCGGGCCGCACCGAGCTTGCGCGTCTCATCTTCGGCGCGGAGGAACCCACGCGCGGCGAAGTGTCGATGCACGGCAAGCCGCTGACGCTGCGCACGCCGCGCGACGCCATCGACGCGGGGCTCGTCTATCTCACCGAAGACCGCAAAGGCCAGGGCCTCTTCCTCGACATGAGCGTGCGCGACAACATCAACATCGCGGTTGCCGGGCGCGACGCGAAAGCCGGCGTGATGGACATCGCCCGTGGAAACACGCGGGCACGCGACGCAATAGCGGCGCTCTCGATTCGCGTGCCGAATGCGCGCGTGAACGCGGGCGCGCTGTCGGGCGGCAATCAGCAGAAAGTGCTGCTCTCGCGGCTGCTCGAAACGAAGCCCGAAGTGCTGATTCTCGACGAACCGACGCGCGGCGTGGACATCGGCGCGAAGTCGGAGATCTACCGGATCATCAACGAACTGGCGCAATCGGGCGTCGGCGTGATCGTGATATCGAGCGAGCTGCCCGAAGTCATCGGCGTCGCGGATCGCGTGCTGGTGATGCGCGAAGGCGTGATCGCGGGCGAACTCGGCGGCCATTCGGGCACGCCGATCTCGCAGGAAGGAATCATCGAACTGGCGACGGGCTCGCGGGCCGCGCTCGGTCAGGCGGCTTGA
- a CDS encoding ABC transporter permease subunit yields the protein MANTTKHHNTGAAPVSSAESAESATQRQRRIEHRERMQVLMRTAGMLPVLILLCIGFGVVTDGFFSFQNMSIVTQQASINIVLAAGMTFVILTGGIDLSVGSVLSAAAVTALLASNLQGMGWLGVPAALGVGLAFGVINGALIALLKLPPFIVTLGSLTAVRGIARLIGHDTTIFNPQLSFAFIGNDSILGVPWLVVIALAVVVISWFILRRTVLGLRIYSVGGNPEAARLSGIKVWGIQMFVYAMSGLLAGLGAVMSAARLYAANGLQLGQSYELDAIAAVILGGTSFVGGVGSIVGTLVGALIIAVLSNGLVLLGVSDIWQYIIKGLVIIGAVALDRYRQRGSART from the coding sequence ATGGCTAACACGACGAAACACCACAACACGGGCGCCGCCCCCGTTTCGAGCGCCGAAAGCGCTGAAAGCGCGACGCAGCGGCAGCGTCGCATCGAGCATCGCGAGCGCATGCAAGTGCTCATGCGCACGGCGGGCATGTTGCCCGTGTTGATTCTGCTGTGCATCGGCTTCGGTGTAGTCACCGACGGCTTCTTCAGCTTCCAGAACATGTCGATCGTCACGCAGCAGGCGTCGATCAACATCGTGCTGGCGGCGGGCATGACCTTCGTGATTCTGACGGGCGGCATCGACCTGTCGGTCGGCTCGGTGCTGTCGGCGGCGGCGGTCACGGCGCTGCTTGCATCGAATCTGCAAGGCATGGGCTGGCTCGGCGTGCCTGCGGCGCTCGGCGTCGGGCTTGCCTTCGGCGTCATCAACGGCGCGCTCATCGCGCTGCTCAAGCTGCCGCCCTTCATCGTGACGCTCGGTTCGTTGACCGCCGTGCGCGGCATCGCGCGGCTGATCGGTCACGACACGACCATCTTCAATCCGCAACTGTCGTTCGCGTTCATCGGCAACGATTCAATCCTCGGCGTGCCGTGGCTCGTCGTGATCGCGCTCGCGGTCGTCGTCATCTCGTGGTTCATCCTGCGGCGCACGGTGCTAGGCCTGCGCATTTATTCCGTTGGCGGCAATCCGGAAGCGGCGCGGCTCTCGGGCATCAAGGTTTGGGGCATCCAGATGTTCGTCTACGCGATGTCCGGCCTGCTCGCGGGCCTCGGCGCGGTGATGTCCGCCGCGCGGCTCTATGCGGCGAACGGCCTGCAACTCGGCCAGTCGTATGAACTCGATGCCATCGCCGCGGTCATTCTCGGCGGCACGAGCTTCGTGGGCGGCGTCGGCTCGATCGTCGGCACGCTGGTGGGCGCGCTCATCATCGCGGTGCTGTCGAACGGCCTGGTGCTACTCGGCGTGTCGGATATCTGGCAGTACATCATCAAGGGCCTCGTGATCATCGGCGCGGTGGCGCTCGACCGTTATCGCCAGCGCGGATCGGCTCGCACGTGA
- a CDS encoding ABC transporter substrate-binding protein: protein MALALGCTMTLTAHAADKPLKAIGITVGSLGNPYFVTISRGAEAKAKAINPNAKVTAVSSDYDMNKQFTQIDNFISAHVDMILLNAVDPKAIEPAVKKAKAAGIVVVAVDVAAAGADATVQTNNVQAGQLACDFLAKKLNGKGNVVIENGPQVSAVIDRVNGCKTVLAKNPGIKVLSDDQDAKGSREGGMNAMQGYLTRFPKLDGLFAINDPQAIGSDLAAKQLHRSNIVITSVDGAPDIENALKTDTLVQASASQDPWSMAQQAVSVGYDLMNGKKPSSTMILMPSTLVTRENVGNYKGWSAPH, encoded by the coding sequence ATGGCGCTCGCGCTCGGATGCACGATGACGCTCACCGCGCACGCCGCCGACAAGCCGCTGAAGGCCATCGGCATCACGGTCGGTTCGCTCGGCAACCCGTACTTCGTGACGATTTCCAGAGGCGCGGAAGCGAAAGCCAAGGCCATCAATCCGAACGCGAAGGTCACGGCCGTCTCGTCCGATTACGACATGAACAAGCAGTTCACGCAGATCGACAACTTCATCTCGGCGCACGTGGACATGATCCTGCTGAACGCCGTTGACCCGAAGGCTATCGAGCCGGCGGTGAAGAAGGCGAAGGCGGCGGGCATCGTCGTGGTCGCGGTGGACGTCGCGGCGGCGGGCGCCGACGCCACCGTGCAGACCAACAACGTGCAGGCCGGCCAGCTCGCGTGCGATTTCCTTGCTAAGAAGCTCAACGGCAAGGGCAATGTGGTGATCGAGAACGGGCCGCAGGTGTCGGCGGTGATCGACCGCGTGAACGGCTGCAAGACGGTGCTCGCGAAGAACCCCGGCATCAAGGTGCTCTCCGACGATCAGGACGCGAAAGGCTCGCGCGAAGGCGGCATGAACGCGATGCAGGGCTATCTCACGCGCTTTCCGAAGCTCGACGGTCTCTTCGCGATCAACGATCCGCAAGCTATCGGCAGCGATCTCGCGGCGAAGCAGCTGCATCGCTCGAATATCGTGATCACGTCGGTGGATGGCGCGCCGGATATCGAGAACGCGCTCAAGACCGACACGCTGGTCCAGGCGTCCGCGAGCCAGGACCCGTGGTCGATGGCGCAGCAGGCGGTGAGCGTCGGCTATGACCTGATGAACGGCAAGAAGCCGAGCAGCACGATGATCCTGATGCCGTCCACGCTCGTTACGCGCGAGAACGTCGGCAATTACAAGGGCTGGTCCGCGCCGCACTAA
- the lpdA gene encoding dihydrolipoyl dehydrogenase: MARVEVKVPQLSESVTEATMLPWKKKAGDPVTQDEILVELETDKVVLEVPAPASGVLAEVLKQQGDIVHADELLAAIDTEAKAAAPSAPAPVAPPASEKPAAAPAQQASPAESAGDKADFDVIVIGAGPGGYIAAIRAAQLGMSVACVEEWINPAGKPKLGGTCLNVGCIPSKALLASSEAFENAKLHFGDHGISMDNLNVDIKKMVGRKEAIVEKITGGVEFLFRKNKITWLKGHGKLAGKAGGAFRIEVSGGEQGATHTAKHVIIATGSKARHLPNVPVDNRIVSDNEGALAFDSAPKKLAVIGAGVIGLELGSVWRRLGAEVTILEALPEFLASTDTAIQKEAAKLFKKQGLTIHLGVKIENVKASDSGVSVSYTDKDGAAQTLDADRLIVSIGRVPNTDNLGLDSIGLATDQRGFIPVDGHCATTVPNVYAIGDVVRGPMLAHKAEDEGVMVAEIIDGQKPHIDYNCIPWVIYTHPEIAWVGQTEQALKAEGREYRTGQFPMMANGRALGIGETDGFIKMIADAKTDEILGVHIVSANASDLIAEAVVAMEFKAASEDIGIISHPHPSLSEVMREAALAVTKRALNI, from the coding sequence ATGGCCAGGGTTGAAGTCAAGGTTCCGCAGCTTTCCGAATCCGTCACCGAAGCGACGATGCTGCCGTGGAAAAAGAAAGCGGGCGACCCCGTGACGCAAGACGAGATTCTCGTCGAGCTGGAAACCGACAAGGTCGTGCTCGAAGTGCCGGCGCCCGCCTCGGGCGTGCTGGCGGAAGTGCTCAAACAGCAAGGCGATATCGTCCACGCGGACGAACTGCTCGCCGCCATCGATACCGAGGCGAAAGCCGCTGCGCCTTCTGCGCCCGCGCCTGTTGCTCCGCCTGCATCTGAAAAGCCCGCCGCTGCTCCGGCGCAACAGGCGAGCCCCGCAGAATCTGCGGGCGACAAGGCCGATTTCGACGTCATCGTGATCGGGGCGGGCCCCGGCGGATACATCGCCGCGATCCGCGCCGCGCAGCTCGGCATGTCGGTCGCGTGCGTCGAGGAATGGATCAACCCGGCGGGCAAGCCCAAGCTCGGCGGCACCTGTCTGAACGTCGGCTGTATTCCGTCGAAGGCGCTGCTCGCGTCGTCCGAGGCGTTCGAAAACGCGAAGCTGCATTTCGGCGATCACGGCATTTCGATGGACAACCTGAACGTCGACATCAAGAAGATGGTCGGCCGCAAGGAAGCCATCGTCGAGAAGATCACAGGCGGCGTCGAGTTCCTGTTTCGCAAGAACAAGATCACGTGGCTCAAGGGCCACGGCAAGCTCGCGGGCAAGGCGGGCGGCGCGTTTCGCATCGAAGTGAGCGGCGGCGAGCAAGGCGCGACGCATACCGCGAAGCACGTGATCATCGCGACGGGTTCGAAAGCGCGCCATCTGCCGAACGTTCCCGTGGACAACCGCATCGTGTCCGACAACGAAGGCGCGCTCGCTTTCGATTCCGCGCCCAAGAAGCTGGCCGTGATCGGCGCGGGCGTGATCGGGCTGGAACTCGGTTCGGTGTGGCGCAGGCTCGGCGCGGAAGTCACGATTCTGGAGGCGCTGCCCGAGTTCCTCGCCTCGACCGACACTGCGATCCAGAAGGAAGCCGCCAAGCTCTTCAAAAAGCAAGGGCTGACCATTCACCTCGGCGTGAAGATCGAGAACGTGAAGGCGTCGGATTCAGGCGTGTCCGTCTCCTATACCGACAAGGACGGCGCCGCCCAGACGCTCGACGCGGACCGCCTGATCGTGTCCATCGGCCGCGTGCCGAACACCGACAATCTCGGCCTCGATTCCATCGGCCTCGCGACAGACCAGCGCGGCTTCATTCCCGTCGACGGCCATTGCGCGACGACCGTGCCGAACGTCTACGCGATCGGCGACGTCGTGCGCGGCCCAATGCTCGCGCACAAGGCCGAAGACGAAGGCGTGATGGTGGCCGAGATCATCGACGGACAGAAGCCGCACATCGACTACAACTGCATTCCGTGGGTGATCTACACGCATCCGGAAATCGCGTGGGTCGGCCAGACCGAACAGGCGCTCAAAGCAGAAGGCCGCGAGTACCGCACCGGCCAGTTCCCGATGATGGCGAACGGCCGCGCGCTCGGCATCGGCGAGACGGACGGCTTCATCAAGATGATCGCCGATGCGAAGACCGACGAGATTCTCGGCGTGCACATCGTTTCGGCGAACGCGTCGGACCTGATCGCCGAAGCGGTCGTGGCGATGGAGTTCAAGGCGGCGTCGGAGGATATCGGCATCATCTCGCATCCGCATCCGTCGCTCTCGGAAGTGATGCGCGAGGCGGCGCTCGCCGTAACCAAGCGCGCGCTCAATATCTGA
- a CDS encoding DUF4148 domain-containing protein produces MNVTLARKLAVSMIVAAFGVSGAPVSYAQDNSGATDAAPSTKAQRKAARKDARAKKNAELKKLEGAGYNPAQRDDASYPQDIQSAQKKAGIGQ; encoded by the coding sequence ATGAACGTAACGCTTGCCAGGAAGCTCGCTGTCTCGATGATCGTGGCCGCCTTCGGTGTCTCCGGCGCGCCTGTATCGTATGCGCAGGACAACAGCGGCGCGACCGACGCCGCGCCATCGACGAAAGCCCAGCGCAAGGCGGCGCGCAAGGACGCGCGCGCAAAGAAGAACGCCGAATTGAAGAAGCTGGAAGGCGCGGGATACAACCCCGCACAACGCGATGACGCGTCGTATCCGCAAGATATTCAGAGCGCCCAGAAGAAGGCCGGAATCGGGCAGTAA